A genome region from Euphorbia lathyris chromosome 4, ddEupLath1.1, whole genome shotgun sequence includes the following:
- the LOC136226046 gene encoding small ribosomal subunit protein cS22, with amino-acid sequence MATLTSVKPPLSTSTKLPLLPNPSKPTFRFLNPNTTLNHFPRLTHFHRVPRRLFVVAEEIATIAPPEGPSSEAARRLYVGNIPRTMDNEELHKIVEQHGAVEKVEVMHDKYTARSRRFAFVTMKTVEDAEAAIEKLNGTEVGGREIKVNITEKPLASLDKPLLQVEESQFIDSPYKVYVGNLAKTVTTETLKNLFSEKGKVLSAKVSRVPGTSKSSRYGFVSFSSEEDVEAAISAFNDSLLEGQKIRVNKA; translated from the exons ATGGCAACACTCACATCTGTAAAACCACCTCTTTCCACATCCACAAAACTTCCTCTTTTACCAAACCCATCTAAACCCACTTTCCGATTCCTCAACCCAAACACCACTTTGAATCATTTCCCCAGATTAACACATTTCCATAGAGTGCCTAGAAGGTTATTTGTAGTAGCGGAAGAAATAGCCACTATTGCACCACCAGAAGGCCCTTCCTCGGAGGCTGCCAGGAGGCTCTACGTTGGTAACATCCCAAGGACTATGGATAATGAGGAGCTTCACAAGATCGTTGAACAACATGGTGCTGTTGAAAAAGTTGAG GTTATGCATGACAAGTACACCGCGAGGAGTCGTCGATTTGCATTTGTTACAATGAAAACTGTCGAAGATGCAGAGGCTGCGATCGAAAAACTAAATGGAACA GAAGTCGGAGGACGTGAGATTAAGGTGAACATTACGGAGAAACCTTTGGCCTCATTGGACAAGCCCCTTCTCCAGGTAGAAGAATCCCAATTCATTGACAGCCCCTACAAAGTCTATGTGGGAAACCTGGCAAAAACAGTAACTACAGAAACACTCAAGAACCTTTTCTCTGAGAAGGGAAAGGTTCTTAGTGCAAAGGTTTCACGAGTTCCAGGGACTTCAAAGTCCAGCAGATATGGGTTTGTTTCATTTTCTTCAGAAGAGGATGTAGAAGCTGCCATCTCAGCTTTTAATGATTCT TTATTGGAGGGGCAAAAGATTCGTGTAAACAAAGCCTAG